In Schistocerca gregaria isolate iqSchGreg1 chromosome 9, iqSchGreg1.2, whole genome shotgun sequence, a single genomic region encodes these proteins:
- the LOC126291535 gene encoding general transcription factor II-I repeat domain-containing protein 2B-like codes for MLCVHFPSIALVVSETNLEQERLKEHFDWFVMVLQSLEGIFHCRFEDLNRLECDVNLFVTPFAVNIENVPYEIQLELIDFQCNCMLKEKFRPAETLESYKYFPRGWFPLLFKIAARVYCFLEQHTCAKVFSP; via the coding sequence ATGTTGTGTGTGCACTTCCCGAGCATTGCACTAGTTGTTAGTGAAACCAATTTGGAACAGGAAAGGCTCAAAGAACATTTCGATTGGTTTGTAATGGTGCTACAGTCTCTCgaaggcatttttcattgtagatttgaggaCTTAAATCGACTGGAATGCGATGTCAACCTTTTTGTTACTCCTTTTGCAGTTAATATTGAAAATGTGCCTTATGAAATTCAGTTGGAACTAATTGACTTTCAGTGCAATTGTATGCTGAAGGAGAAGTTTCGCCCTGCAGAAACCTTGGAAAGCTACAAATATTTCCCACGTGGATGGTTTCCATTGTTATTTAAAATAGCTGCTCGTGTGTATTGTTTTTTGGAACAACATACCTGTGCAAAAGTGTTTTCTCCATAA